The nucleotide sequence GGGGTAGCCAAAAGACGCTACAAGATACCAGACCCCGCCGCCGATGGCGAATCTATCGCGGTGTTTTACCCTCGGTTGCGCCCCCGAGCCCGCTGGGGTGGCTTATGATTCCGCCTACCCCAGCAACGGCGCTCTCCATAAGGCCGAACAATGAAGCGCTTGCCGAACGTCACCGTGGAGCTGCGACCCTCGCGGTTGCTTGCGGTCGCGCTCGGGATCGCCCACGTGGCGGCCGGCGTTGCGGTTTTCCTGGCCGACGTGCCGGTCTGGGTCCGGCTGGGATCGAGCGCGGCGGTCGGTTCGTCGCTCGCGTGGGCGGGATTTCGCCACGGATGGAATCGCGGTCGCGACTTCATCGCGCGCGTCGAGCTTTTGGATGGACGCTGGCGGTTGGAAACCAGGGCTGGCGCCGCCTACCGCGCCGACTTGAGCGGCGGCTACGCCCACCCCGGCATCGTCATTCTGAACTTCCGCCTGGAGAATGGCCGGCGCCGGTCGCTAGCGCTGTTGCCGGACTCGGCCGATGCGGAAAGTTTGCGTCGGTTGCGGGTCTGGCTACGAATCTGGCGGGATACCGACCCCGCCGATACCTCCACTTGAGAACCGTGCTTCAAGTGAGGAGTTCCCAGCGCGGGCTCCATTTCTTGCCGGCGAAATTGTCGGGCACCAGAATGGTGTCGCGCGGCGGCAAGCTGTCATTCGTCATGGGGTAATCCAAGGTGTAATGCAAGCCCCGACTTTCCTTACGCTCCAGCGCCGAACAAATGATCAAATCCGCGACCAGGGCCAAATTGCGTAGCTCGATCAGGTCGTTATTGATGCGAAAGTTGCCGTAATATTCGGCGATTTCCCGCAACAACAACTCCACCCGGTGTTTGGCGCGCTGCAAGCGCTTGTCGGTGCGGACGATCCCGACATAATCCCACATGAACCGGCGCAATTCCTGCCAGTTGTGCGCGACCACCACTTCCTCGTCGGAATCGGTGACCCGGCTTTCGTCCCATTCCGGCAACGCGGGCGGCGCGGGGATGCCGGGCAACTGGGGACGGATGTCGGCGGCGGCGGCGGCGGCGAACACCAAGCATTCCAGCAAGGAGTTGCTGGCCATTCGATTGGCGCCGTGCAAGCCGGTGAAAGCGACTTCGCCGACGGCGTACAACCCTTCCACATCGCTGCGGCCGGCCAGATCGGTCAACACGCCGCCACAGGTGTAATGCGCCGCCGGCACCACCGGCAGCGGCTGCTGGGTCATGTCGAAACCGTATTCCCGGCATTTCGCGTCGATGTTGGGGAAATGCGAGCGAATGAATTCGGCCGGCTTGTGACTGATATCGAGATACAGGCAATCGGCGCCCAGCCGCTTCATTTCGTGGTCGATGGCGCGGGCGACGATATCGCGCGGCGCCAGCTCCTGACGCGGGTCGAAGTTCTGCATGAACCGGCTGCCGTCGGGCAGCAGCAGCACGCCGCCTTCGCCGCGCACCGCCTCGGAAATCAGAAACGACTTCGCTTGCGGGTGATAGAGGCAGGTGGGATGGAACTGCATGAATTCCATGTTCGCCACCCGGCAACCGGCCCGCCACGCCATGGCGATGCCGTCGCCGGTGGAACCGTCCGGGTTGCTGGAGTACAGATAAACCCGGCTGGCTCCGCCGGTGGCCAGGACCACGACCCGCGCGGCGATCACTTCGACGTGGCCGCTCTCTCGGTTCAACACATAGGCGCCCAGGCAGCGGTTGCCGCCCAGGCCCAGCTTGCGGCCGACGATCAGATCGACGACGCTATAATGATCGTGCAGGGTGATGTTTGGATGGGCGCGGGCGCGTTGCTCCAGCGTGGTCTGGATGGCGCGGCCGGTGGCGTCGGCGGCGTGGACGATGCGCCGGTGGCTGTGTCCGCCCTCGCGGTGCAAGTGATAATCGGCGCTGCCTTCGGTATTGGGCTCCATGGTGAACGGAACCCCCTGCTCGCTCAGCCACTGGATCACGGCCGGACCGTTTTCGACGGTGAAGCGCACGGCGTCGGCGTGGCACAAGCCCGCTCCGGCGACCAAGGTGTCCTGCACGTGCGATTCGATGGAATCCCCGGCATCCAGCACCGCGGAGACGCCGCCTTGAGCGTAATAAGTGCTACCTTCATGCAGCGGCCCCTTGGCTAGGCCGATCACGCGGGCAGTATCGGCCAGTCGCAGCGCCAGACTCAAACCGGCCGCGCCGCAGCCGATAATCAGGAGATCCGTGCAGACAGAGGACGTGGCCATGACTTGTGAGCGACTCCTGAAATGGGGTATCGTTGCGTGAACAGTCGTCACCGGAGGTTCGAGCCGGGACTGCCATTTTATCCCGCCACCTTACTCCCACACTATAACCATATCCCGGCAGGACTGCGAACTAACGGCGAGCGTGTAGGTCTACCGTTTTGATCGCATGGAGATTGCCATTGAGTCGAAAGGGGCCGGCCCAAATGGGCGAAGTTCATTTGGATCGCGATCTGGTCCAAAAGGTGCAAAAAGGCGATAAAAATGCGTTCGATCTCTTGGTGCGCAAGTACCAGCACAAGATCATCAAGCTGATTTCCCGCTATGTGCACGATCCCAGTGAAGCGCTTGACGTCTCCCAGGAAGCCTTTCTCAAGGCCTACCGGGCGCTGCCGGGCTTTCGCGGGGACAGCGCGTTTTATACCTGGCTCTATCGCATCGCCATCAATACGGCCAAGAACTATCTGGTCGCGCAAGGCCGACGTCCTCCAGGTTCCGATATCGATGCGCAAGAAGCGGAACAATACGACGGTCCTTCCTCTCTCAAGGAATATGAAACGCCCGAGCGCCTACTGCTCAAGGATGAGATTGCGGCAACGGTGTTTCGCGCGATTGAAGAGTTGCCGGAAGATTTACGCACGGCGATTACCCTGCGCGAGCTGGAGGGTATGAGCTACGAAGAAATCGCCCAGACCATGGGGTGTCCGATCGGCACGGTGCGTTCCCGTATTTTTCGGGCTCGGGAATCGATCGACGCCAAATTACATCCACTTTTACATTAGCTTTGAGATTGAAAGTCATGGCTGAAAAAATGACTCAAGAACGGCCGACGCCGGTCGAAGACGAGCCCAGTAGTGCGGCCAGCCAGCTTTCGGCGCTGGTCGACGGCGAGCTGGCGGATCGGGAAATCGACTTGTTTTTGCGACGCTTGCTGCGGGAGCAGGAGGCGAAGACGCGCTGGGAGCGCTTTCACTTGATCAGCGATGTCATGCAGGGTCACTTGCCGGATGCGTTCGACGCGGGATTCGCGACGCGCATCCGGCAAGTGATCGAGGCCGAACCGCCGTTGCGATCCTCGGTCAAGCCGCTTTCGACCTGGTATAAACCCGTTACCGGCTTTGGGCTGGCCGCCTCCGTGGTGCTGGTCGGGCTGTTCGGTCTCCAACTGACCCAAACCGGCCCGACTTCATCCGCTCTCCTCACTTCCCAACCGCCCGCCAGCGCCGGCCCGCCGGCCCGTATGACCTCCCTCATGCTCGCCGCCAAGCCGGACAACCAACCGGCCGGCAAGAACGGCGGGTTGGTCGATACCCGCTTGAACAATTACCTGGTCAATCATAATAACTATGCGTCCTTGAACGGCATGAACGGCATGTTGCCTTACGTGCGCATGGTCGGCTATCAGGCCGATCGTTAAGGTTTCGAATGAAGCGGTCGTTATTTCACTGCGCGCTACTGGCGTTCGCCGCTGGCGGCGCCGCCCTGCCCGCCAGCGGCGCCCCGCCGGTTGACGAGGAGGCCAAACGCTGGCTGGAACGGATGCTTCAAGCCACGCAGAATTTGAATTACGAGGGTACGTTCATCTACGTGCAGGGACCGCATATCGAAGCCATGCGGATCGCTCACGGCGGTGGTGAGGGCGGCGAACGGCAGCGGCTGGTGTCCTTGACCGGTCCGACCCGAGAGATACTGGTCAGCAACGATGGGGTCATCTCGTTGCTGCCGAAGCGGCAGACGACTTTTTCAGGGAGTGATTACCAGCACGCCCGGTTTCCCATCTCCATCCCTCGCGAACTCGGCCGGTTGGAAAACCAGTACGATTTGGTGATCGAGGGTCAGGACCGCACGGCCGGGGTCGAAACGCAGGTGGTGGCGATCAAGCCGCGGGATAGCTTGCGGTACGGTTACCGGCTGTGGCTGGACCAACGCAACGGCATGTTGTTGCGCTCCGCGCTGCTGGATGAGAACGGCTATCCGATCGAACAGCTGATGTTCACCGATTTGCAGTTCAAACAGCAGATGGATGAAGCGATCTTCAAGCCGCCGGTGGCGGCGGACAACGCCAAACAACCGCTGGTGACTTCGGTCGTTGACAGCGCGCCAGAACCGTCCTCGGGAGTGCCGGTCACTCAATCGGCCTGGACCGTGGCGCGCTTGCCGGATGGCTTTAGCAAGATTCTGCACAACCGCTTTACGGAAAGCTCGGGCCGGCATCCGACCGAGCATATGGTTTTCGCCGACGGATTGGCGACGGTTTCGGTGTTCGTGGAACGATTGGACGGCGCTGCGCCCTTATTGGAGGGGAATTCTCGGCTCGGCTCGATGAACGCCTTCGGGAGCCGCCTGGACGATTACCAAGTGGTCGTGGTGGGCGAAGTGCCGGCCACGACCGTCCAAACCATCGCGGCCTCGATTTCATACGCTCCTAAGCCCGCCGGGCAACCGGCCGGGGCAGAGGGTAAGCCGTGATCGAAGAGCGCGCGGTCGTGGCGGAAACCGGGCGCGGTTACGCTTGGTTGGACATCCAGCGCCGCACGGCGTGCGGCGGCTGTGAGGCCGGTGGCGGTTGCGGGACGGCGACGCTGGCGAAGCTCTGGAGCGGCAAGCGACTGCGGGTGCGGGCGCTGTCCGAACTGTCGCTACAGCCCG is from Candidatus Competibacteraceae bacterium and encodes:
- the nadB gene encoding L-aspartate oxidase, coding for MATSSVCTDLLIIGCGAAGLSLALRLADTARVIGLAKGPLHEGSTYYAQGGVSAVLDAGDSIESHVQDTLVAGAGLCHADAVRFTVENGPAVIQWLSEQGVPFTMEPNTEGSADYHLHREGGHSHRRIVHAADATGRAIQTTLEQRARAHPNITLHDHYSVVDLIVGRKLGLGGNRCLGAYVLNRESGHVEVIAARVVVLATGGASRVYLYSSNPDGSTGDGIAMAWRAGCRVANMEFMQFHPTCLYHPQAKSFLISEAVRGEGGVLLLPDGSRFMQNFDPRQELAPRDIVARAIDHEMKRLGADCLYLDISHKPAEFIRSHFPNIDAKCREYGFDMTQQPLPVVPAAHYTCGGVLTDLAGRSDVEGLYAVGEVAFTGLHGANRMASNSLLECLVFAAAAAADIRPQLPGIPAPPALPEWDESRVTDSDEEVVVAHNWQELRRFMWDYVGIVRTDKRLQRAKHRVELLLREIAEYYGNFRINNDLIELRNLALVADLIICSALERKESRGLHYTLDYPMTNDSLPPRDTILVPDNFAGKKWSPRWELLT
- the rpoE gene encoding RNA polymerase sigma factor RpoE encodes the protein MGEVHLDRDLVQKVQKGDKNAFDLLVRKYQHKIIKLISRYVHDPSEALDVSQEAFLKAYRALPGFRGDSAFYTWLYRIAINTAKNYLVAQGRRPPGSDIDAQEAEQYDGPSSLKEYETPERLLLKDEIAATVFRAIEELPEDLRTAITLRELEGMSYEEIAQTMGCPIGTVRSRIFRARESIDAKLHPLLH
- a CDS encoding sigma-E factor negative regulatory protein, with product MAEKMTQERPTPVEDEPSSAASQLSALVDGELADREIDLFLRRLLREQEAKTRWERFHLISDVMQGHLPDAFDAGFATRIRQVIEAEPPLRSSVKPLSTWYKPVTGFGLAASVVLVGLFGLQLTQTGPTSSALLTSQPPASAGPPARMTSLMLAAKPDNQPAGKNGGLVDTRLNNYLVNHNNYASLNGMNGMLPYVRMVGYQADR
- a CDS encoding MucB/RseB C-terminal domain-containing protein, which encodes MKRSLFHCALLAFAAGGAALPASGAPPVDEEAKRWLERMLQATQNLNYEGTFIYVQGPHIEAMRIAHGGGEGGERQRLVSLTGPTREILVSNDGVISLLPKRQTTFSGSDYQHARFPISIPRELGRLENQYDLVIEGQDRTAGVETQVVAIKPRDSLRYGYRLWLDQRNGMLLRSALLDENGYPIEQLMFTDLQFKQQMDEAIFKPPVAADNAKQPLVTSVVDSAPEPSSGVPVTQSAWTVARLPDGFSKILHNRFTESSGRHPTEHMVFADGLATVSVFVERLDGAAPLLEGNSRLGSMNAFGSRLDDYQVVVVGEVPATTVQTIAASISYAPKPAGQPAGAEGKP